Part of the Pedobacter roseus genome is shown below.
TAGTTTACCAGGAACTTGGAAGAATCAACAAATCGATCACCGATAGAGAATTACACCACAACCCTATTTTGCTAAGCGCATTCGATTATGCTAAACAAAACAACAAAGCGGTACACTTTATAGGCCTGGTATCAAACGGTGGTGTGCATGCCCATATCGAACACTTAAAAGCTTTATGTGATGCGGCCAATGAAGCAAACGTGCCAAATACTTTTGTTCACGCGTTTTTAGATGGCCGTGATACCGATCCAAATTCGGGTTTAGGTTTTATTACCGATCTTCAAAACCACATTCAAAACACCAATGCCAAATTGGCTACACTAGTTGGCCGTTATTATGCAATGGACCGCGATAACCGTTGGGAGCGTGTTAAACAGGCTTATGATGTAATGGTAAATGGAATTGGCGAAAAAACTCAGGATGCTTTAGCAGCCATTAAAAAATCGTATGCTGATGGGGTAACAGATGAGTTTTTAAAACCAATTGTTTTAACTCAGGATAACGGCGCTCCGGTTGCTACCATTCAAAACGACGATGTGGTGATCTGTTTCAATTTCCGTACCGATAGAGGCCGTGAGATTACGACAGCTTTAACCCAAAAAGATTTCCCTGAGCAGCAAATGCACAAATTGCCATTGTATTATGTTACCATGACAACTTACGACGAAAGTTTTGAAAAGGTAAACGTAATCTTCACCAAAGATGATTTAGTACAAACCATCGGCGAAGTGTTAGCTAACAACAATAAAAATCAAATCCGTATTGCCGAAACTGAAAAATACCCGCATGTAACTTTCTTTTTCTCTGGCGGAAGGGAAACAGAATTTGCTA
Proteins encoded:
- the gpmI gene encoding 2,3-bisphosphoglycerate-independent phosphoglycerate mutase, whose translation is MVNDKKLALIILDGWGYGKQDNSDAAYAANTPFFDSLLQKYPNSKLEASGEAVGLPAGQMGNSEVGHMNLGAGRVVYQELGRINKSITDRELHHNPILLSAFDYAKQNNKAVHFIGLVSNGGVHAHIEHLKALCDAANEANVPNTFVHAFLDGRDTDPNSGLGFITDLQNHIQNTNAKLATLVGRYYAMDRDNRWERVKQAYDVMVNGIGEKTQDALAAIKKSYADGVTDEFLKPIVLTQDNGAPVATIQNDDVVICFNFRTDRGREITTALTQKDFPEQQMHKLPLYYVTMTTYDESFEKVNVIFTKDDLVQTIGEVLANNNKNQIRIAETEKYPHVTFFFSGGRETEFANEKRLLIPSPKVATYDLQPEMSAAGITEAITQEMETGWADFICLNFANPDMVGHTGVFEAVIKAVETADKCAEEVVKKGLEHGYSFILLADHGNSEFMVNGDGSANTAHTTNLVPCILIDNDYKTIADGKLGDIAPTVLKILGVAIPAEMTGNVLV